TGTTGGTTTTGTTTGTTTAACTGTTGTTTCTGGAGCAGTTGTTGAGTGAGTTAGTTCAAATATTGTAGTTGGTTTTTCTGAACTTTTTTTATATCGAGTTGACCTACTACACTGCTCTTCTAATTGAGCAATCATGCTCTCTTTTTCTTTTAAAGAGCTATTACATACCTGATTTTCTGTACGGCAAGTATTAAGATCAGCAATCAGGTTTAACACGGTAGGTGGTAGTTTTGTGTGGTTAACTGTTATTTCTGGAGCAGTTGTTGAGTGAGTTAGTTCAAATATTGTAGTTGGTTTTTCTGAACTTTTTTTATATCGAGTTGATCTACTACACTGCTCTTCTAATTGAGCAATCGTGCTCTCTTTTTCTTTTAAAGAGCTATTACATACCTGTTTTTCTGTACGGCAAGTCCTATAATCGATAACCAGGCTTGTCATGTATTCTACCGATACCTCGTAAACAGGTTCTATTACTCTAGGTCTTTTATGTCTTGCATGAATACGCTTTGACCGTGGAATATTTCCATACTTTGAATCTGTAAACCCATTTCCAATTTTCACCTTAGCCACTCTATCTATTTTTCGATGTGAAGAAAACATATTGGTAGCATTCTTTAAATTCATTGGAAGTTCATTTGAAAATGGCACTATGAACCTATCTTGAATTAAATTTACTGTTTTAAAGATACTTGCCGACTTAAGAAATTCATCCAATATCCCAGTAGTCCAAACATTAATAGTCCGTTCCAATATATTGCCTTTCTTTCCCAGCGCACTGTAAGACGACGGAAGCATGTCTTTAACCAAGAAATCGTTCTCTCAACGACCCAACGTTGCTTTTCAAGGTAGCAAATGCCTTTTATCTTATATCCCTTAGTGTTTCTTTTCCGAGCTATCAGAGGAAAAACCTCATGGGAAAGAACATCGATACGTGTTTGCTCTGAGTCATAACCTTTATCTGCTTCAAGTATGGGTACTTTTCCCTGATTCCATG
This is a stretch of genomic DNA from Candidatus Rhabdochlamydia oedothoracis. It encodes these proteins:
- a CDS encoding transposase, with the translated sequence MQSLLHQHPGMRKKQVIPLLRKVISFIKKAWNQGKVPILEADKGYDSEQTRIDVLSHEVFPLIARKRNTKGYKIKGICYLEKQRWVVERTISWLKTCFRRLTVRWERKAIYWNGLLMFGLLGYWMNFLSRQVSLKQ